The following coding sequences are from one Syngnathus acus chromosome 14, fSynAcu1.2, whole genome shotgun sequence window:
- the cchcr1 gene encoding coiled-coil alpha-helical rod protein 1 isoform X2 codes for MDRYNSGKEKLNIPTDFTSRKPQDDLVPPSHFASSVQGAKQAVATQPCISWMNSSVPAAPSTDPWLGFTKTHREILTQRKDDQYSMMLRENTTGRTPEENVSDLRTRSKERGDQWSRWEAEWCLEAERHKAEAEQLKEQMEALKDTVQRHGEEIRVKNDTINRQCHDLKTMTQEMSKVRTEQRQLKEELTRCHTQKEKINLQLEQIKKESDEEIAKMKSQGHPRELALKAKMSEQQAAEAREQTLKMVEKIQQMQKKHEEELRQLNADHSLELCSARKSNHELQNKLESATREVLQLKSNLKEASAERDELKEHLRQMEQAYETQSATLHSLRNYIGQVVADKGETQQLNEAVELNKEKMALQKTAELLTVRLNSMSEIVSLQEEKMLKKASADPLVAKKADGLLVLHLWREKVFKLCVQLRLKDIELRDEREKHLSELGLVEQQLQDERHRATVLQRSLDGRIAELDQEKVEIETLKRDLAQACKETQQLKAKSLSLEVGLKSTIEALRRFSVLFDRKITEVDAAHAKLNSFGPRLNFARGRVETVQALFMRRAALHKVQKSSKQAEQTTESITNLQRELNLVSQERSKLTQELKRTPELIEKALVDMKEEHEHKLKQLQGELEQSRDETQKAVAAREEIQRNLQGVLAQLEVSKVAQEGLQCQLLSLKENSEKVLRERVSEMESRCAEKLSEMEMQVSTAKREHTKAVMTLRQFEKAVTRKQNHWRETEASQSQRSKKDVRRKQEAKIAERELRSDFPQNISAPREPGEKSSERSCFMGSQLAAEKRLLSVMEELHALSAAVVNSSEDSAEEEEEEGAVSVNAS; via the exons ATGGACCGATATAATAGTGGGAAAGAAAAGCTCAACATACCAACCGATTTCACTTCCA GGAAACCCCAGGATGACCTTGTGCCTCCCTCTCATTTTGCATCAAGTGTCCAGGGTGCCAAACAGGCCGTAGCCACACAGCCGTGCATTTCCTGGATGAACTCGAGTGTCCCCGCAGCTCCATCGACAGATCCCTGGCTTGGGTTCACTAAAACCCATCGAGAAATATTAACGCAGAGAAAGGATGATCAGTACAGCATGATGCTGCGAGAAAACACAACAGGAAGGACTCCAGAGGAAAATGTGTCAGACTTGAGGACAAG ATCCAAAGAGAGAGGCGACCAGTGGTCCAGATGGGAAGCAGAGTGGTGTCTGGAGGCAGAAAGGCACAAAGCGGAGGCTGAGCAGTTGAAAGAGCAGATGGAGGCCCTGAAGGACACAGTGCAGAGACACGGGGAAGAGATTAGAGTCAAAAACGACACCATAAACAG GCAATGTCATGACCTGAAGACAATGACTCAAGAAATGAGCAAAGTGAGGACTGAGCAGAGGCAGCTGAAAGAGGAGCTCACTCGCTGCCATACGCAGAAGGAGAAAATAAACTTACAG CTTGAACAAATTAAGAAAGAGTCTGATGAGGAAATTGCTAAAATGAAGAGTCAAGGTCACCCTCGGGAACTCGCCCTCAAGGCCAAAATGAGCGAGCAGCAAGCAGCGGAGGCCAGAGAGCAGACTTTaaaaatggtggaaaaaatTCAGCAGATGCAGAAGAAGCATGAAGAGGAG CTGCGACAGTTGAATGCAGACCACAGTTTGGAATTGTGCTCGGCCAGAAAATCAAATCATGAACTGCAGAATAAACTTGAGTCAGCGACTCGGGAAGTGCTGCAACTGAAAAGCAATCTAAAGGAGGCGTCCGCCGAGAGAGACGAGCTTAAAGAACATCTAAG acaaaTGGAACAAGCGTACGAGACGCAATCAGCAACTCTGCACAGCCTCCGAAATTACATTGGCCAGGTTGTTGCGGACAAAGGAGAAACGCAACAATTAAATGAAGCAGTTGAG CTCAACAAAGAGAAAATGGCGTTGCAGAAAACGGCAGAATTGTTGACTGTCAGACTAAATTCCATGAGTGAGATAGTCTCCCTCCAAGAAGAGAAGATGCTGAAGAag GCCTCGGCAGACCCGCTTGTGGCGAAAAAAGCTGATGGTCTTCTTGTCCTTCACCTCTGGAGGGAAAAGGTGTTCAAACTCTGCGTCCAGCTTCGTTTGAAGGACATTGAGCTGCGAGATGAGAGGGAAAAACATCTTTCAGAG CTCGGACTCGTGGAGCAACAGCTGCAGGATGAGCGGCATCGCGCAACTGTCCTCCAGCGGAGTCTCGACGGCAGGATAGCTGAGCTGGACCAGGAGAAAGTGGAAATAGAG ACTTTGAAACGGGACTTGGCTCAGGCTTGCAAGGAGACTCAACAACTGAAGGCAAAGAGTCTCAGCTTAGAAGTTGGGCTCAAAAGTACAATCGAGGCCTTGCGCAG ATTTAGTGTGTTATTTGATCGTAAAATAACAGAAGTGGACGCAGCACACGCTAAACTCAATAGCTTTGGACCACGGTTGAATTTCGCCAGAGGCCGAGTCGAAACAGTCCAAG CTTTGTTTATGAGGAGGGCCGCCCTGCACAAAGTCCAGAAGAGCAGTAAGCAAGCAGAGCAGACAACAGAAAG CATCACAAATTTACAGAGAGAACTCAATTTGGTGAGTCAAGAGAGAAGCAAGCTCACCCAGGAACTCAAAAGAACCCCGGAGCTGATTGAGAAAGCTTTGGTTGATATGAAAGAAGAAC ATGAGCACAAGCTGAAGCAACTTCAAGGGGAGCTGGAGCAGAGCCGAGATGAGACGCAGAAAGCCGTGGCAGCCAGAGAGGAGATCCAGAGGAACCTGCAGGGGGTTCTGGCCCAGCTGGAGGTGAGCAAGGTTGCTCAGGAGGGGCTCCAATGTCAACTGCTCAGCCTGAAGGAGAACAGCGAGAAAG TCCTGCGGGAGCGAGTGTCTGAGATGGAGAGCCGCTGCGCCGAGAAGCTTAGCGAGATGGAGATGCAAGTCAGCACGGCGAAGAGGGAACACACCAAagcag TTATGACTTTGCGGCAATTCGAAAAGGCCGTAACTCGCAAACAGAATCACTGGAGGGAAACCGAAGCTTCGCAAAGCCAACGCTCCAAAAAAGACGTCCGACGTAAACAAGAG GCGAAAATCGCCGAGAGAGAGCTGAGGAGTGACTTTCCGCAAAACATATCTGCTCCTCGAGAGCCAGGCGAAAAATCTTCAGAAAGAAGCTGCTTCATGGGATCACAACTAGCGGCAGAAA AGAGACTCCTTTCTGTTATGGAGGAGCTCCATGCGCTCAGTGCTGCCGTGGTAAACAGCTCTGAAGACTCtgccgaggaggaggaggaggagggggctgTGTCCGTGAACGCATCTTGA
- the cchcr1 gene encoding coiled-coil alpha-helical rod protein 1 isoform X4 yields the protein MNSSVPAAPSTDPWLGFTKTHREILTQRKDDQYSMMLRENTTGRTPEENVSDLRTRSKERGDQWSRWEAEWCLEAERHKAEAEQLKEQMEALKDTVQRHGEEIRVKNDTINRQCHDLKTMTQEMSKVRTEQRQLKEELTRCHTQKEKINLQLEQIKKESDEEIAKMKSQGHPRELALKAKMSEQQAAEAREQTLKMVEKIQQMQKKHEEELRQLNADHSLELCSARKSNHELQNKLESATREVLQLKSNLKEASAERDELKEHLRQMEQAYETQSATLHSLRNYIGQVVADKGETQQLNEAVEKLNKEKMALQKTAELLTVRLNSMSEIVSLQEEKMLKKASADPLVAKKADGLLVLHLWREKVFKLCVQLRLKDIELRDEREKHLSELGLVEQQLQDERHRATVLQRSLDGRIAELDQEKVEIETLKRDLAQACKETQQLKAKSLSLEVGLKSTIEALRRFSVLFDRKITEVDAAHAKLNSFGPRLNFARGRVETVQALFMRRAALHKVQKSSKQAEQTTESITNLQRELNLVSQERSKLTQELKRTPELIEKALVDMKEEHEHKLKQLQGELEQSRDETQKAVAAREEIQRNLQGVLAQLEVSKVAQEGLQCQLLSLKENSEKVLRERVSEMESRCAEKLSEMEMQVSTAKREHTKAVMTLRQFEKAVTRKQNHWRETEASQSQRSKKDVRRKQEAKIAERELRSDFPQNISAPREPGEKSSERSCFMGSQLAAEKRLLSVMEELHALSAAVVNSSEDSAEEEEEEGAVSVNAS from the exons ATGAACTCGAGTGTCCCCGCAGCTCCATCGACAGATCCCTGGCTTGGGTTCACTAAAACCCATCGAGAAATATTAACGCAGAGAAAGGATGATCAGTACAGCATGATGCTGCGAGAAAACACAACAGGAAGGACTCCAGAGGAAAATGTGTCAGACTTGAGGACAAG ATCCAAAGAGAGAGGCGACCAGTGGTCCAGATGGGAAGCAGAGTGGTGTCTGGAGGCAGAAAGGCACAAAGCGGAGGCTGAGCAGTTGAAAGAGCAGATGGAGGCCCTGAAGGACACAGTGCAGAGACACGGGGAAGAGATTAGAGTCAAAAACGACACCATAAACAG GCAATGTCATGACCTGAAGACAATGACTCAAGAAATGAGCAAAGTGAGGACTGAGCAGAGGCAGCTGAAAGAGGAGCTCACTCGCTGCCATACGCAGAAGGAGAAAATAAACTTACAG CTTGAACAAATTAAGAAAGAGTCTGATGAGGAAATTGCTAAAATGAAGAGTCAAGGTCACCCTCGGGAACTCGCCCTCAAGGCCAAAATGAGCGAGCAGCAAGCAGCGGAGGCCAGAGAGCAGACTTTaaaaatggtggaaaaaatTCAGCAGATGCAGAAGAAGCATGAAGAGGAG CTGCGACAGTTGAATGCAGACCACAGTTTGGAATTGTGCTCGGCCAGAAAATCAAATCATGAACTGCAGAATAAACTTGAGTCAGCGACTCGGGAAGTGCTGCAACTGAAAAGCAATCTAAAGGAGGCGTCCGCCGAGAGAGACGAGCTTAAAGAACATCTAAG acaaaTGGAACAAGCGTACGAGACGCAATCAGCAACTCTGCACAGCCTCCGAAATTACATTGGCCAGGTTGTTGCGGACAAAGGAGAAACGCAACAATTAAATGAAGCAGTTGAG aAGCTCAACAAAGAGAAAATGGCGTTGCAGAAAACGGCAGAATTGTTGACTGTCAGACTAAATTCCATGAGTGAGATAGTCTCCCTCCAAGAAGAGAAGATGCTGAAGAag GCCTCGGCAGACCCGCTTGTGGCGAAAAAAGCTGATGGTCTTCTTGTCCTTCACCTCTGGAGGGAAAAGGTGTTCAAACTCTGCGTCCAGCTTCGTTTGAAGGACATTGAGCTGCGAGATGAGAGGGAAAAACATCTTTCAGAG CTCGGACTCGTGGAGCAACAGCTGCAGGATGAGCGGCATCGCGCAACTGTCCTCCAGCGGAGTCTCGACGGCAGGATAGCTGAGCTGGACCAGGAGAAAGTGGAAATAGAG ACTTTGAAACGGGACTTGGCTCAGGCTTGCAAGGAGACTCAACAACTGAAGGCAAAGAGTCTCAGCTTAGAAGTTGGGCTCAAAAGTACAATCGAGGCCTTGCGCAG ATTTAGTGTGTTATTTGATCGTAAAATAACAGAAGTGGACGCAGCACACGCTAAACTCAATAGCTTTGGACCACGGTTGAATTTCGCCAGAGGCCGAGTCGAAACAGTCCAAG CTTTGTTTATGAGGAGGGCCGCCCTGCACAAAGTCCAGAAGAGCAGTAAGCAAGCAGAGCAGACAACAGAAAG CATCACAAATTTACAGAGAGAACTCAATTTGGTGAGTCAAGAGAGAAGCAAGCTCACCCAGGAACTCAAAAGAACCCCGGAGCTGATTGAGAAAGCTTTGGTTGATATGAAAGAAGAAC ATGAGCACAAGCTGAAGCAACTTCAAGGGGAGCTGGAGCAGAGCCGAGATGAGACGCAGAAAGCCGTGGCAGCCAGAGAGGAGATCCAGAGGAACCTGCAGGGGGTTCTGGCCCAGCTGGAGGTGAGCAAGGTTGCTCAGGAGGGGCTCCAATGTCAACTGCTCAGCCTGAAGGAGAACAGCGAGAAAG TCCTGCGGGAGCGAGTGTCTGAGATGGAGAGCCGCTGCGCCGAGAAGCTTAGCGAGATGGAGATGCAAGTCAGCACGGCGAAGAGGGAACACACCAAagcag TTATGACTTTGCGGCAATTCGAAAAGGCCGTAACTCGCAAACAGAATCACTGGAGGGAAACCGAAGCTTCGCAAAGCCAACGCTCCAAAAAAGACGTCCGACGTAAACAAGAG GCGAAAATCGCCGAGAGAGAGCTGAGGAGTGACTTTCCGCAAAACATATCTGCTCCTCGAGAGCCAGGCGAAAAATCTTCAGAAAGAAGCTGCTTCATGGGATCACAACTAGCGGCAGAAA AGAGACTCCTTTCTGTTATGGAGGAGCTCCATGCGCTCAGTGCTGCCGTGGTAAACAGCTCTGAAGACTCtgccgaggaggaggaggaggagggggctgTGTCCGTGAACGCATCTTGA
- the cchcr1 gene encoding coiled-coil alpha-helical rod protein 1 isoform X3 translates to MDRYNSGKEKLNIPTDFTSRKPQDDLVPPSHFASSVQGAKQAVATQPCISWMNSSVPAAPSTDPWLGFTKTHREILTQRKDDQYSMMLRENTTGRTPEENVSDLRTRSKERGDQWSRWEAEWCLEAERHKAEAEQLKEQMEALKDTVQRHGEEIRVKNDTINRQCHDLKTMTQEMSKVRTEQRQLKEELTRCHTQKEKINLQLEQIKKESDEEIAKMKSQGHPRELALKAKMSEQQAAEAREQTLKMVEKIQQMQKKHEEELRQLNADHSLELCSARKSNHELQNKLESATREVLQLKSNLKEASAERDELKEHLRQMEQAYETQSATLHSLRNYIGQVVADKGETQQLNEAVEKLNKEKMALQKTAELLTVRLNSMSEIVSLQEEKMLKKASADPLVAKKADGLLVLHLWREKVFKLCVQLRLKDIELRDEREKHLSELGLVEQQLQDERHRATVLQRSLDGRIAELDQEKVEIETLKRDLAQACKETQQLKAKSLSLEVGLKSTIEALRRFSVLFDRKITEVDAAHAKLNSFGPRLNFARGRVETVQALFMRRAALHKVQKSSKQAEQTTESITNLQRELNLVSQERSKLTQELKRTPELIEKALVDMKEEHEHKLKQLQGELEQSRDETQKAVAAREEIQRNLQGVLAQLEVSKVAQEGLQCQLLSLKENSEKVLRERVSEMESRCAEKLSEMEMQVSTAKREHTKAVMTLRQFEKAVTRKQNHWRETEASQSQRSKKDAKIAERELRSDFPQNISAPREPGEKSSERSCFMGSQLAAEKRLLSVMEELHALSAAVVNSSEDSAEEEEEEGAVSVNAS, encoded by the exons ATGGACCGATATAATAGTGGGAAAGAAAAGCTCAACATACCAACCGATTTCACTTCCA GGAAACCCCAGGATGACCTTGTGCCTCCCTCTCATTTTGCATCAAGTGTCCAGGGTGCCAAACAGGCCGTAGCCACACAGCCGTGCATTTCCTGGATGAACTCGAGTGTCCCCGCAGCTCCATCGACAGATCCCTGGCTTGGGTTCACTAAAACCCATCGAGAAATATTAACGCAGAGAAAGGATGATCAGTACAGCATGATGCTGCGAGAAAACACAACAGGAAGGACTCCAGAGGAAAATGTGTCAGACTTGAGGACAAG ATCCAAAGAGAGAGGCGACCAGTGGTCCAGATGGGAAGCAGAGTGGTGTCTGGAGGCAGAAAGGCACAAAGCGGAGGCTGAGCAGTTGAAAGAGCAGATGGAGGCCCTGAAGGACACAGTGCAGAGACACGGGGAAGAGATTAGAGTCAAAAACGACACCATAAACAG GCAATGTCATGACCTGAAGACAATGACTCAAGAAATGAGCAAAGTGAGGACTGAGCAGAGGCAGCTGAAAGAGGAGCTCACTCGCTGCCATACGCAGAAGGAGAAAATAAACTTACAG CTTGAACAAATTAAGAAAGAGTCTGATGAGGAAATTGCTAAAATGAAGAGTCAAGGTCACCCTCGGGAACTCGCCCTCAAGGCCAAAATGAGCGAGCAGCAAGCAGCGGAGGCCAGAGAGCAGACTTTaaaaatggtggaaaaaatTCAGCAGATGCAGAAGAAGCATGAAGAGGAG CTGCGACAGTTGAATGCAGACCACAGTTTGGAATTGTGCTCGGCCAGAAAATCAAATCATGAACTGCAGAATAAACTTGAGTCAGCGACTCGGGAAGTGCTGCAACTGAAAAGCAATCTAAAGGAGGCGTCCGCCGAGAGAGACGAGCTTAAAGAACATCTAAG acaaaTGGAACAAGCGTACGAGACGCAATCAGCAACTCTGCACAGCCTCCGAAATTACATTGGCCAGGTTGTTGCGGACAAAGGAGAAACGCAACAATTAAATGAAGCAGTTGAG aAGCTCAACAAAGAGAAAATGGCGTTGCAGAAAACGGCAGAATTGTTGACTGTCAGACTAAATTCCATGAGTGAGATAGTCTCCCTCCAAGAAGAGAAGATGCTGAAGAag GCCTCGGCAGACCCGCTTGTGGCGAAAAAAGCTGATGGTCTTCTTGTCCTTCACCTCTGGAGGGAAAAGGTGTTCAAACTCTGCGTCCAGCTTCGTTTGAAGGACATTGAGCTGCGAGATGAGAGGGAAAAACATCTTTCAGAG CTCGGACTCGTGGAGCAACAGCTGCAGGATGAGCGGCATCGCGCAACTGTCCTCCAGCGGAGTCTCGACGGCAGGATAGCTGAGCTGGACCAGGAGAAAGTGGAAATAGAG ACTTTGAAACGGGACTTGGCTCAGGCTTGCAAGGAGACTCAACAACTGAAGGCAAAGAGTCTCAGCTTAGAAGTTGGGCTCAAAAGTACAATCGAGGCCTTGCGCAG ATTTAGTGTGTTATTTGATCGTAAAATAACAGAAGTGGACGCAGCACACGCTAAACTCAATAGCTTTGGACCACGGTTGAATTTCGCCAGAGGCCGAGTCGAAACAGTCCAAG CTTTGTTTATGAGGAGGGCCGCCCTGCACAAAGTCCAGAAGAGCAGTAAGCAAGCAGAGCAGACAACAGAAAG CATCACAAATTTACAGAGAGAACTCAATTTGGTGAGTCAAGAGAGAAGCAAGCTCACCCAGGAACTCAAAAGAACCCCGGAGCTGATTGAGAAAGCTTTGGTTGATATGAAAGAAGAAC ATGAGCACAAGCTGAAGCAACTTCAAGGGGAGCTGGAGCAGAGCCGAGATGAGACGCAGAAAGCCGTGGCAGCCAGAGAGGAGATCCAGAGGAACCTGCAGGGGGTTCTGGCCCAGCTGGAGGTGAGCAAGGTTGCTCAGGAGGGGCTCCAATGTCAACTGCTCAGCCTGAAGGAGAACAGCGAGAAAG TCCTGCGGGAGCGAGTGTCTGAGATGGAGAGCCGCTGCGCCGAGAAGCTTAGCGAGATGGAGATGCAAGTCAGCACGGCGAAGAGGGAACACACCAAagcag TTATGACTTTGCGGCAATTCGAAAAGGCCGTAACTCGCAAACAGAATCACTGGAGGGAAACCGAAGCTTCGCAAAGCCAACGCTCCAAAAAAGAC GCGAAAATCGCCGAGAGAGAGCTGAGGAGTGACTTTCCGCAAAACATATCTGCTCCTCGAGAGCCAGGCGAAAAATCTTCAGAAAGAAGCTGCTTCATGGGATCACAACTAGCGGCAGAAA AGAGACTCCTTTCTGTTATGGAGGAGCTCCATGCGCTCAGTGCTGCCGTGGTAAACAGCTCTGAAGACTCtgccgaggaggaggaggaggagggggctgTGTCCGTGAACGCATCTTGA
- the cchcr1 gene encoding coiled-coil alpha-helical rod protein 1 isoform X1, which produces MDRYNSGKEKLNIPTDFTSRKPQDDLVPPSHFASSVQGAKQAVATQPCISWMNSSVPAAPSTDPWLGFTKTHREILTQRKDDQYSMMLRENTTGRTPEENVSDLRTRSKERGDQWSRWEAEWCLEAERHKAEAEQLKEQMEALKDTVQRHGEEIRVKNDTINRQCHDLKTMTQEMSKVRTEQRQLKEELTRCHTQKEKINLQLEQIKKESDEEIAKMKSQGHPRELALKAKMSEQQAAEAREQTLKMVEKIQQMQKKHEEELRQLNADHSLELCSARKSNHELQNKLESATREVLQLKSNLKEASAERDELKEHLRQMEQAYETQSATLHSLRNYIGQVVADKGETQQLNEAVEKLNKEKMALQKTAELLTVRLNSMSEIVSLQEEKMLKKASADPLVAKKADGLLVLHLWREKVFKLCVQLRLKDIELRDEREKHLSELGLVEQQLQDERHRATVLQRSLDGRIAELDQEKVEIETLKRDLAQACKETQQLKAKSLSLEVGLKSTIEALRRFSVLFDRKITEVDAAHAKLNSFGPRLNFARGRVETVQALFMRRAALHKVQKSSKQAEQTTESITNLQRELNLVSQERSKLTQELKRTPELIEKALVDMKEEHEHKLKQLQGELEQSRDETQKAVAAREEIQRNLQGVLAQLEVSKVAQEGLQCQLLSLKENSEKVLRERVSEMESRCAEKLSEMEMQVSTAKREHTKAVMTLRQFEKAVTRKQNHWRETEASQSQRSKKDVRRKQEAKIAERELRSDFPQNISAPREPGEKSSERSCFMGSQLAAEKRLLSVMEELHALSAAVVNSSEDSAEEEEEEGAVSVNAS; this is translated from the exons ATGGACCGATATAATAGTGGGAAAGAAAAGCTCAACATACCAACCGATTTCACTTCCA GGAAACCCCAGGATGACCTTGTGCCTCCCTCTCATTTTGCATCAAGTGTCCAGGGTGCCAAACAGGCCGTAGCCACACAGCCGTGCATTTCCTGGATGAACTCGAGTGTCCCCGCAGCTCCATCGACAGATCCCTGGCTTGGGTTCACTAAAACCCATCGAGAAATATTAACGCAGAGAAAGGATGATCAGTACAGCATGATGCTGCGAGAAAACACAACAGGAAGGACTCCAGAGGAAAATGTGTCAGACTTGAGGACAAG ATCCAAAGAGAGAGGCGACCAGTGGTCCAGATGGGAAGCAGAGTGGTGTCTGGAGGCAGAAAGGCACAAAGCGGAGGCTGAGCAGTTGAAAGAGCAGATGGAGGCCCTGAAGGACACAGTGCAGAGACACGGGGAAGAGATTAGAGTCAAAAACGACACCATAAACAG GCAATGTCATGACCTGAAGACAATGACTCAAGAAATGAGCAAAGTGAGGACTGAGCAGAGGCAGCTGAAAGAGGAGCTCACTCGCTGCCATACGCAGAAGGAGAAAATAAACTTACAG CTTGAACAAATTAAGAAAGAGTCTGATGAGGAAATTGCTAAAATGAAGAGTCAAGGTCACCCTCGGGAACTCGCCCTCAAGGCCAAAATGAGCGAGCAGCAAGCAGCGGAGGCCAGAGAGCAGACTTTaaaaatggtggaaaaaatTCAGCAGATGCAGAAGAAGCATGAAGAGGAG CTGCGACAGTTGAATGCAGACCACAGTTTGGAATTGTGCTCGGCCAGAAAATCAAATCATGAACTGCAGAATAAACTTGAGTCAGCGACTCGGGAAGTGCTGCAACTGAAAAGCAATCTAAAGGAGGCGTCCGCCGAGAGAGACGAGCTTAAAGAACATCTAAG acaaaTGGAACAAGCGTACGAGACGCAATCAGCAACTCTGCACAGCCTCCGAAATTACATTGGCCAGGTTGTTGCGGACAAAGGAGAAACGCAACAATTAAATGAAGCAGTTGAG aAGCTCAACAAAGAGAAAATGGCGTTGCAGAAAACGGCAGAATTGTTGACTGTCAGACTAAATTCCATGAGTGAGATAGTCTCCCTCCAAGAAGAGAAGATGCTGAAGAag GCCTCGGCAGACCCGCTTGTGGCGAAAAAAGCTGATGGTCTTCTTGTCCTTCACCTCTGGAGGGAAAAGGTGTTCAAACTCTGCGTCCAGCTTCGTTTGAAGGACATTGAGCTGCGAGATGAGAGGGAAAAACATCTTTCAGAG CTCGGACTCGTGGAGCAACAGCTGCAGGATGAGCGGCATCGCGCAACTGTCCTCCAGCGGAGTCTCGACGGCAGGATAGCTGAGCTGGACCAGGAGAAAGTGGAAATAGAG ACTTTGAAACGGGACTTGGCTCAGGCTTGCAAGGAGACTCAACAACTGAAGGCAAAGAGTCTCAGCTTAGAAGTTGGGCTCAAAAGTACAATCGAGGCCTTGCGCAG ATTTAGTGTGTTATTTGATCGTAAAATAACAGAAGTGGACGCAGCACACGCTAAACTCAATAGCTTTGGACCACGGTTGAATTTCGCCAGAGGCCGAGTCGAAACAGTCCAAG CTTTGTTTATGAGGAGGGCCGCCCTGCACAAAGTCCAGAAGAGCAGTAAGCAAGCAGAGCAGACAACAGAAAG CATCACAAATTTACAGAGAGAACTCAATTTGGTGAGTCAAGAGAGAAGCAAGCTCACCCAGGAACTCAAAAGAACCCCGGAGCTGATTGAGAAAGCTTTGGTTGATATGAAAGAAGAAC ATGAGCACAAGCTGAAGCAACTTCAAGGGGAGCTGGAGCAGAGCCGAGATGAGACGCAGAAAGCCGTGGCAGCCAGAGAGGAGATCCAGAGGAACCTGCAGGGGGTTCTGGCCCAGCTGGAGGTGAGCAAGGTTGCTCAGGAGGGGCTCCAATGTCAACTGCTCAGCCTGAAGGAGAACAGCGAGAAAG TCCTGCGGGAGCGAGTGTCTGAGATGGAGAGCCGCTGCGCCGAGAAGCTTAGCGAGATGGAGATGCAAGTCAGCACGGCGAAGAGGGAACACACCAAagcag TTATGACTTTGCGGCAATTCGAAAAGGCCGTAACTCGCAAACAGAATCACTGGAGGGAAACCGAAGCTTCGCAAAGCCAACGCTCCAAAAAAGACGTCCGACGTAAACAAGAG GCGAAAATCGCCGAGAGAGAGCTGAGGAGTGACTTTCCGCAAAACATATCTGCTCCTCGAGAGCCAGGCGAAAAATCTTCAGAAAGAAGCTGCTTCATGGGATCACAACTAGCGGCAGAAA AGAGACTCCTTTCTGTTATGGAGGAGCTCCATGCGCTCAGTGCTGCCGTGGTAAACAGCTCTGAAGACTCtgccgaggaggaggaggaggagggggctgTGTCCGTGAACGCATCTTGA